The Sulfitobacter guttiformis genome contains a region encoding:
- the lysM gene encoding peptidoglycan-binding protein LysM — translation MGLWSFVKDAGKKVFGGGDDAEVSGAALQDELKELGLDAEGLDIKVVGDKVTVTGKAASQEMREKVILAVGNVEGVAQVEDDVTGGEGEPTFHTVEKGDTLWAISAKTLGNGAHYEKIFEANKPMLTHPDKIYPGQVLRIPAV, via the coding sequence ATGGGTCTGTGGAGTTTCGTAAAAGATGCCGGCAAAAAAGTGTTCGGCGGTGGTGATGATGCCGAAGTTTCCGGCGCCGCATTGCAGGACGAACTAAAAGAGCTGGGCCTTGATGCCGAAGGTTTGGACATCAAGGTTGTGGGAGACAAAGTCACCGTTACCGGAAAAGCCGCCTCACAAGAAATGCGAGAAAAAGTCATCCTTGCCGTAGGCAATGTCGAAGGCGTGGCGCAGGTCGAGGACGATGTGACAGGTGGTGAGGGCGAGCCTACGTTCCACACCGTTGAGAAGGGTGACACTCTCTGGGCGATTTCCGCCAAGACACTTGGAAATGGCGCACATTACGAGAAGATTTTCGAGGCTAACAAGCCGATGCTGACGCATCCCGATAAAATCTATCCCGGTCAGGTACTGCGCATTCCTGCGGTCTAA